From the Ctenopharyngodon idella isolate HZGC_01 chromosome 3, HZGC01, whole genome shotgun sequence genome, one window contains:
- the stat3 gene encoding signal transducer and activator of transcription 3 isoform X3 encodes MAKGILVWDGERRHRLLPLVNMAQWNQLQQLETRYLEQLYHLYSDSFPMELRQFLAPWIESQDWAYAANKESHATLVFHNLLGEIDQQYSRFLQENNVLYQHNLRRIKQHLQSKYLEKPMEIARIVARCLWEEQRLLQTATTVQQDGQVAHPTGTVVTEKQQILEHNLQDIRKRVQDMEQKMKMLENLQDDFDFNYKTLKSAGELSQDLNGNSQAAATRQKMSQLEQMLSALDQLRRQIVTEMAGLLSAMDFVQKNLTDEELADWKRRQQIACIGGPPNICLDRLETWITSLAESQLQIRQQIKKLEELQQKVSYKGDPIIQHRPALEEKIVDLFRNLMKSAFVVERQPCMPMHPDRPLVIKTGVQFTTKVRLLVKFPELNYQLKIKVCIDKESGDVAAIRGSRKFNILGTNTKVMNMEESNNGSLSAEFKHLTLREQRCGNGGRTNSDASLIVTEELHLITFETEVYHQGLKIDLETHSLPVVVISNICQMPNAWASILWYNMLTNHPKNVNFFTKPPVGTWDQVAEVLSWQFSSTTKRGLTIEQLTTLAEKLLGPCVNYSGCQITWAKFCKENMAGKGFSFWVWLDNIIDLVKKYILALWNEGYIMGFISKERERAILSPKPPGTFLLRFSESSKEGGITFTWVEKDINGKTQIQSVEPYTKQQLNSMSFAEIIMGYKIMDATNILVSPLVYLYPDIPKEEAFGKYCRPEAQPDTEFPDPGCVIQPYLKTKFICVTPTNSGNTSDLFPMSPRTLDSLMHNEAAEANPGPLESLTLDMELSSDHPSPMREGFAATTVSDMDTCRNA; translated from the exons ATGGCTAAGGGAATCCTCGTGTGGGATGGAGAACGGCGGCATCGTCTTTTGCCTCTA GTCAACATGGCCCAGTGGAATCAGTTACAGCAGTTAGAGACACGGTATCTGGAGCAGCTGTATCACTTGTACAGTGACAGTTTCCCCATGGAGCTGCGGCAGTTCCTGGCCCCATGGATCGAGAGCCAGGACTG GGCGTATGCAGCCAACAAGGAATCTCACGCAACGCTCGTGTTCCATAACCTGCTGGGTGAGATTGATCAGCAGTACAGCCGCTTCCTGCAGGAGAACAACGTCCTGTACCAACACAACCTGCGGCGCATCAAACAGCACCTGCAGAGCAAGTATCTGGAGAAGCCCATGGAGATCGCTCGCATTGTGGCCCGCTGCCTGTGGGAAGAGCAGCGTCTGCTTCAGACGGCCACCACTGTGCAGCAG GATGGCCAGGTTGCCCATCCCACGGGTACTGTGGTGACAGAAAAACAGCAGATACTGGAACACAACCTGCAGGACATCAGGAAGAGAGTACAG GACATGGAGCAGAAGATGAAGATGTTGGAAAATCTGCAAGATGACTTTGACTTCAACTACAAAACTCTTAAGAGTGCTGGAG AGTTGTCCCAGGACCTGAATGGAAACAGCCAGGCAGCAGCCACCAGGCAGAAGATGTCTCAGCTGGAGCAGATGCTGAGCGCTCTGGATCAGCTGAGGAGG CAAATAGTGACTGAGATGGCAGGGCTGCTGTCTGCCATGGACTTTGTGCAGAAGAATCTGACAGATGAAGAACTGGCCGACTGGAAGAGGAGACAGCAGATCGCTTGCATCGGAGGACCACCGAACATCTGCCTGGACCGCTTAGAGACATG GATCACCTCTTTGGCTGAGTCACAGTTGCAGATAAGACAGCAGATCAAGAAACTGGAGGAGCTTCAACAAAAAGTCTCGTACAAAGGAGATCCAATTATTCAGCACCGCCCTGCTCTGGAGGAGAAAATCGTAGACCTGTTCCGCAACCTTATGAAGAG TGCATTTGTTGTCGAGAGGCAGCCTTGTATGCCCATGCATCCTGACCGACCCCTTGTCATCAAAACAGGAGTTCAGTTCACCACCAAAGTCAG GTTGCTTGTGAAATTCCCAGAGTTGAATTACCAGCTGaaaatcaaagtttgtattGACAA AGAGTCAGGTGACGTGGCAGCCATTAGAGG TTCACGCAAGTTCAACATCCTTGGCACCAATACTAAGGTGATGAACATGGAGGAATCCAACAATGGCAGCCTGTCAGCAGAGTTCAAACATCTG ACCCTACGAGAGCAGAGATGTGGCAACGGAGGCCGAACCAACAGTGAC GCGTCTCTGATAGTGACTGAAGAACTTCACCTGATCACATTCGAGACAGAGGTCTACCATCAAGGACTAAAGATCGACCTCGAG ACACACTCTCTCCCAGTAGTGGTCATCTCTAATATCTGTCAAATGCCAAATGCATGGGCGTCCATCCTGTGGTACAACATGCTGACCAACCATCCAAAG aatgTGAACTTCTTCACCAAACCTCCAGTGGGAACGTGGGATCAGGTGGCTGAGGTGCTCAGCTGGCAATTTTCATCCACAACCAAAAGAGGACTTACCATTGAGCAGCTCACCACACTTGCAGAGAAACTTTTGg GTCCGTGTGTAAACTACTCCGGTTGCCAAATCACATGGGCCAAGTTCTGCAAA GAGAACATGGCAGGAAAAGGTTTCTCATTCTGGGTGTGGCTAGACAACATTATTGACCTAGTGAAGAAATACATTTTGGCTCTATGGAATGAAGG GTATATTATGGGCTTCATcagtaaagaaagagagagggcaATCCTGAGCCCAAAGCCTCCTGGGACATTCCTGCTGCGCTTCAGTGAAAGCAGCAAAGAGGGAGGAATTACCTTCACCTGGGTTGAGAAGGACATCAATG GTAAGACCCAGATCCAGTCAGTTGAACCGTACACTAAGCAGCAGCTCAACAGCATGTCTTTCGCTGAGATCATTATGGGCTACAAGATCATGGATGCCACCAACATCCTCGTGTCGCCACTGGTCTACCTCTACCCCGATATTCCCAAAGAGGAGGCGTTTGGCAAGTACTGCCGCCCCGAGGCCCAGCCCGACACTGAATTCCCTGACCCTGGATGTG TAATTCAGCCCTACCTGAAGACCAAGTTCATCTGTGTCACCCC
- the stat3 gene encoding signal transducer and activator of transcription 3 isoform X5, with protein MAKGILVWDGERRHRLLPLVNMAQWNQLQQLETRYLEQLYHLYSDSFPMELRQFLAPWIESQDWAYAANKESHATLVFHNLLGEIDQQYSRFLQENNVLYQHNLRRIKQHLQSKYLEKPMEIARIVARCLWEEQRLLQTATTVQQDGQVAHPTGTVVTEKQQILEHNLQDIRKRVQDMEQKMKMLENLQDDFDFNYKTLKSAGELSQDLNGNSQAAATRQKMSQLEQMLSALDQLRRQIVTEMAGLLSAMDFVQKNLTDEELADWKRRQQIACIGGPPNICLDRLETWITSLAESQLQIRQQIKKLEELQQKVSYKGDPIIQHRPALEEKIVDLFRNLMKSAFVVERQPCMPMHPDRPLVIKTGVQFTTKVRLLVKFPELNYQLKIKVCIDKESGDVAAIRGSRKFNILGTNTKVMNMEESNNGSLSAEFKHLTLREQRCGNGGRTNSDASLIVTEELHLITFETEVYHQGLKIDLETHSLPVVVISNICQMPNAWASILWYNMLTNHPKNVNFFTKPPVGTWDQVAEVLSWQFSSTTKRGLTIEQLTTLAEKLLGPCVNYSGCQITWAKFCKENMAGKGFSFWVWLDNIIDLVKKYILALWNEGYIMGFISKERERAILSPKPPGTFLLRFSESSKEGGITFTWVEKDINGKTQIQSVEPYTKQQLNSMSFAEIIMGYKIMDATNILVSPLVYLYPDIPKEEAFGKYCRPEAQPDTEFPDPGCVIQPYLKTKFICVTPQEHMQSTPLSFLYNMDQGCSHY; from the exons ATGGCTAAGGGAATCCTCGTGTGGGATGGAGAACGGCGGCATCGTCTTTTGCCTCTA GTCAACATGGCCCAGTGGAATCAGTTACAGCAGTTAGAGACACGGTATCTGGAGCAGCTGTATCACTTGTACAGTGACAGTTTCCCCATGGAGCTGCGGCAGTTCCTGGCCCCATGGATCGAGAGCCAGGACTG GGCGTATGCAGCCAACAAGGAATCTCACGCAACGCTCGTGTTCCATAACCTGCTGGGTGAGATTGATCAGCAGTACAGCCGCTTCCTGCAGGAGAACAACGTCCTGTACCAACACAACCTGCGGCGCATCAAACAGCACCTGCAGAGCAAGTATCTGGAGAAGCCCATGGAGATCGCTCGCATTGTGGCCCGCTGCCTGTGGGAAGAGCAGCGTCTGCTTCAGACGGCCACCACTGTGCAGCAG GATGGCCAGGTTGCCCATCCCACGGGTACTGTGGTGACAGAAAAACAGCAGATACTGGAACACAACCTGCAGGACATCAGGAAGAGAGTACAG GACATGGAGCAGAAGATGAAGATGTTGGAAAATCTGCAAGATGACTTTGACTTCAACTACAAAACTCTTAAGAGTGCTGGAG AGTTGTCCCAGGACCTGAATGGAAACAGCCAGGCAGCAGCCACCAGGCAGAAGATGTCTCAGCTGGAGCAGATGCTGAGCGCTCTGGATCAGCTGAGGAGG CAAATAGTGACTGAGATGGCAGGGCTGCTGTCTGCCATGGACTTTGTGCAGAAGAATCTGACAGATGAAGAACTGGCCGACTGGAAGAGGAGACAGCAGATCGCTTGCATCGGAGGACCACCGAACATCTGCCTGGACCGCTTAGAGACATG GATCACCTCTTTGGCTGAGTCACAGTTGCAGATAAGACAGCAGATCAAGAAACTGGAGGAGCTTCAACAAAAAGTCTCGTACAAAGGAGATCCAATTATTCAGCACCGCCCTGCTCTGGAGGAGAAAATCGTAGACCTGTTCCGCAACCTTATGAAGAG TGCATTTGTTGTCGAGAGGCAGCCTTGTATGCCCATGCATCCTGACCGACCCCTTGTCATCAAAACAGGAGTTCAGTTCACCACCAAAGTCAG GTTGCTTGTGAAATTCCCAGAGTTGAATTACCAGCTGaaaatcaaagtttgtattGACAA AGAGTCAGGTGACGTGGCAGCCATTAGAGG TTCACGCAAGTTCAACATCCTTGGCACCAATACTAAGGTGATGAACATGGAGGAATCCAACAATGGCAGCCTGTCAGCAGAGTTCAAACATCTG ACCCTACGAGAGCAGAGATGTGGCAACGGAGGCCGAACCAACAGTGAC GCGTCTCTGATAGTGACTGAAGAACTTCACCTGATCACATTCGAGACAGAGGTCTACCATCAAGGACTAAAGATCGACCTCGAG ACACACTCTCTCCCAGTAGTGGTCATCTCTAATATCTGTCAAATGCCAAATGCATGGGCGTCCATCCTGTGGTACAACATGCTGACCAACCATCCAAAG aatgTGAACTTCTTCACCAAACCTCCAGTGGGAACGTGGGATCAGGTGGCTGAGGTGCTCAGCTGGCAATTTTCATCCACAACCAAAAGAGGACTTACCATTGAGCAGCTCACCACACTTGCAGAGAAACTTTTGg GTCCGTGTGTAAACTACTCCGGTTGCCAAATCACATGGGCCAAGTTCTGCAAA GAGAACATGGCAGGAAAAGGTTTCTCATTCTGGGTGTGGCTAGACAACATTATTGACCTAGTGAAGAAATACATTTTGGCTCTATGGAATGAAGG GTATATTATGGGCTTCATcagtaaagaaagagagagggcaATCCTGAGCCCAAAGCCTCCTGGGACATTCCTGCTGCGCTTCAGTGAAAGCAGCAAAGAGGGAGGAATTACCTTCACCTGGGTTGAGAAGGACATCAATG GTAAGACCCAGATCCAGTCAGTTGAACCGTACACTAAGCAGCAGCTCAACAGCATGTCTTTCGCTGAGATCATTATGGGCTACAAGATCATGGATGCCACCAACATCCTCGTGTCGCCACTGGTCTACCTCTACCCCGATATTCCCAAAGAGGAGGCGTTTGGCAAGTACTGCCGCCCCGAGGCCCAGCCCGACACTGAATTCCCTGACCCTGGATGTG TAATTCAGCCCTACCTGAAGACCAAGTTCATCTGTGTCACCCC GCAGGAGCACATGCAAAGTACTCCTCTCAGTTT